The following coding sequences are from one Paraburkholderia caballeronis window:
- a CDS encoding fructose bisphosphate aldolase yields the protein MLAQIREKPGFIAALDQSGGSTPGALRQYGIADSAYSGDAEMFRLMHEMRVRIISAPAFTGERIIGAILFEATMDGSAQGKPVPSFLWEARGVVPFLKVDKGLEPEANGVRLMKPIPGLDPLLDRAAKLGVFGTKMRSVIGHNASDGIAAVVRQQFEYAQQIDGHGLMPILEPEVSIDTPDKAGAEATLRSELLKGLDALPESRQVMVKLTIPDVVDFYQPLIEHPRVLRVVALSGGYTRSDACERLKLNHGMIASFSRALINDLKKSMSDDEFDAALAEAVDEIYRASVDKD from the coding sequence ATGCTTGCGCAGATTCGCGAAAAGCCGGGATTCATCGCGGCGCTGGACCAGAGCGGCGGCTCGACGCCGGGCGCGCTCAGGCAATACGGCATTGCCGACAGCGCATATAGCGGCGACGCCGAAATGTTCAGGCTGATGCACGAGATGCGCGTGCGGATCATCAGCGCGCCCGCGTTCACCGGCGAACGGATCATCGGCGCGATTCTCTTCGAGGCGACCATGGACGGCAGCGCGCAGGGCAAGCCGGTGCCGTCGTTCCTGTGGGAAGCGCGCGGCGTCGTGCCGTTCCTGAAAGTGGACAAGGGGCTGGAGCCGGAAGCGAACGGCGTGCGGCTGATGAAGCCGATCCCCGGCCTCGATCCGCTGCTCGACCGCGCGGCGAAGCTCGGCGTGTTCGGCACGAAGATGCGCTCGGTGATCGGCCACAACGCATCGGACGGCATCGCGGCCGTCGTGCGCCAGCAGTTCGAATACGCGCAGCAGATCGACGGACACGGGCTGATGCCGATCCTCGAACCGGAAGTGTCGATCGACACGCCGGACAAGGCCGGCGCCGAAGCGACGCTGCGTTCGGAACTGCTGAAGGGGCTCGACGCGCTGCCCGAGTCGCGCCAGGTGATGGTCAAGCTGACGATCCCGGACGTCGTGGACTTCTACCAGCCGTTGATCGAGCATCCGCGCGTGCTGCGCGTGGTCGCGCTGTCCGGCGGCTATACGCGCAGCGACGCATGCGAGCGGCTGAAGCTCAACCACGGGATGATCGCGAGCTTCTCGCGCGCGCTGATCAACGACCTGAAGAAGTCGATGAGCGACGACGAATTCGACGCGGCGCTCGCGGAAGCGGTCGACGAGATCTATCGCGCATCGGTCGACAAGGACTGA
- a CDS encoding amino acid ABC transporter permease encodes MDTLLALVPRFAAALVVTLEVSVLAALLGMLGGFALNALRLRFARAFAVPYAAFVWLIRGMPYLSQLVIVYFGLPALGVTMTAVEATVVSLAIYSSAYFAEIFRAAWASVPRGQLEAADAFGIGRWAAFRAIELPQAVAFAVPLLANQTILTIKESAVASIITVPELTMTASDIVASTYTYIGPYALLIASYWLLTQAVSLLAQRVTAMIPFLRKTS; translated from the coding sequence ATGGACACCCTGCTCGCCCTCGTCCCCCGCTTCGCGGCCGCGCTCGTCGTCACGCTCGAAGTGAGCGTGCTCGCCGCGTTGCTCGGCATGCTCGGCGGCTTCGCGCTGAACGCGCTGCGGCTGCGCTTCGCCCGCGCGTTCGCGGTGCCGTATGCGGCGTTCGTGTGGCTGATCCGCGGCATGCCGTATCTGTCGCAACTCGTGATCGTGTACTTCGGGCTGCCCGCGCTCGGCGTGACGATGACCGCCGTCGAAGCGACGGTCGTGTCGCTCGCGATCTATTCGAGCGCGTATTTCGCGGAGATTTTCCGCGCCGCGTGGGCGAGCGTGCCGCGCGGCCAGCTCGAAGCGGCCGACGCGTTCGGCATCGGCCGCTGGGCCGCGTTCCGCGCGATCGAACTGCCGCAGGCCGTCGCGTTCGCGGTGCCGCTGCTCGCCAACCAGACGATCCTCACGATCAAGGAAAGCGCGGTCGCGTCGATCATCACGGTCCCCGAACTGACGATGACCGCGAGCGACATCGTCGCGTCCACGTACACGTACATCGGCCCGTACGCGCTGCTGATCGCGAGCTACTGGCTGCTGACCCAGGCCGTGTCGCTGCTCGCGCAGCGCGTGACGGCGATGATCCCGTTCCTGCGAAAGACCTCATGA
- a CDS encoding amino acid ABC transporter ATP-binding protein, translated as MSTLPILQLRAVGKSYGTTRVLKGIDLDVMRGEIVTLIGPSGSGKTTALRCMNFLEAYDEGEVWIKGQLLGYRSAGRTPRDRDSDASIAEVRRPVAMVFQQFNLWPHMTVLDNVAAPLVLAKKIARADARRKAHAALARVGLEHKADVYPGRLSGGQQQRVGIARALAIEPEVMLLDEPTSALDPELVEEVLTVIRSLAQDGMTMVMVTHEMSFAAKISDKVVFMEAGQIVEAGPPAQLFGNTRTPRLQQFLKPWFDRSLTFATASPAASAAAASDPLGAAR; from the coding sequence ATGAGCACTCTCCCGATTCTCCAGTTGCGCGCCGTCGGCAAGTCGTACGGCACGACCCGCGTGCTGAAGGGCATCGACCTCGACGTGATGCGCGGCGAGATCGTCACGCTGATCGGCCCGTCCGGCTCCGGCAAGACCACCGCGCTGCGCTGCATGAACTTCCTTGAGGCCTACGACGAAGGCGAAGTGTGGATCAAGGGGCAACTGCTCGGCTACCGGTCCGCGGGCCGCACGCCGCGCGATCGCGACAGCGACGCGAGCATCGCGGAAGTGCGCCGGCCGGTCGCGATGGTGTTCCAGCAGTTCAACCTGTGGCCGCACATGACGGTGCTCGACAACGTCGCCGCGCCGCTCGTGCTCGCGAAGAAGATCGCGCGCGCGGATGCCCGCAGGAAAGCGCATGCGGCGCTCGCTCGCGTCGGTCTCGAACACAAGGCGGACGTCTATCCGGGCCGGTTGAGCGGCGGCCAGCAGCAGCGCGTCGGCATTGCGCGCGCGCTCGCGATCGAGCCGGAAGTGATGCTGCTCGACGAACCGACCTCCGCGCTCGACCCGGAGCTGGTCGAGGAAGTGCTGACCGTGATCCGCTCGCTCGCGCAGGACGGCATGACGATGGTGATGGTCACGCACGAGATGAGCTTCGCCGCGAAGATTTCGGACAAGGTGGTGTTCATGGAAGCCGGCCAGATCGTCGAGGCCGGACCGCCCGCGCAACTGTTCGGCAACACGCGCACGCCGCGCCTGCAACAGTTTCTGAAGCCGTGGTTCGACCGCAGCCTGACGTTCGCTACGGCGAGCCCCGCTGCTTCGGCCGCCGCCGCTTCGGACCCGCTCGGAGCCGCGCGATGA
- the speB gene encoding agmatinase translates to MTGTDVSQMQLPRFSGIPTFMRVPYATDPAAFDIALAGVPFDGGVTARPGARFGPREIRNMSTMMRAIHHVTRFNPFEACRVADVGDVPFDDLYHLERAHDDIRRFFEPLYRAGKIVLAAGGDHSVTYPIFQAIAPQKPIALVHIDAHTDTWDAFKGSKFTHGAPFRRAVEAGLLDPTRTIQIGIRGAQNSDEGWRYSLDHGMRVVFIEEFDALGPAAIAAEARRVVGDGPVYLSLDVDGLDPVFTPGTGTPEIGGLLTRETLALLRGLDGLNWIGGDVVEVSPPYDQTGNTALVAATLMYEMLCLFAKRAAPGAGA, encoded by the coding sequence ATGACCGGAACCGACGTCAGCCAGATGCAGTTGCCGCGCTTCAGCGGCATCCCGACCTTCATGCGCGTGCCGTATGCGACCGACCCGGCCGCGTTCGACATCGCGCTTGCCGGCGTGCCGTTCGACGGCGGCGTGACCGCGCGGCCCGGCGCGCGCTTCGGCCCGCGCGAGATCCGCAACATGTCGACGATGATGCGCGCGATCCATCACGTGACGCGCTTCAATCCGTTCGAGGCGTGCCGGGTCGCGGACGTCGGCGACGTGCCGTTCGACGACCTGTACCACCTCGAACGCGCGCACGACGACATCCGCCGCTTCTTCGAGCCGCTCTATCGCGCAGGCAAGATCGTGCTCGCGGCGGGCGGCGATCATTCGGTAACCTATCCGATCTTCCAGGCGATCGCGCCGCAGAAGCCGATCGCGCTCGTCCACATCGACGCGCACACCGACACGTGGGATGCGTTCAAGGGCTCGAAATTCACGCACGGCGCGCCGTTCCGCCGCGCGGTCGAGGCGGGCCTGCTCGACCCGACGCGCACGATCCAGATCGGCATACGCGGCGCGCAGAATTCGGACGAAGGCTGGCGTTATTCGCTCGATCACGGGATGCGCGTCGTGTTCATCGAGGAGTTCGACGCGCTCGGGCCGGCCGCGATCGCGGCGGAAGCGCGGCGCGTGGTCGGCGACGGTCCGGTGTATCTGTCGCTCGACGTGGACGGACTCGATCCGGTCTTTACGCCCGGCACCGGCACGCCGGAGATCGGCGGGCTGTTGACGCGCGAAACGCTCGCGCTGCTGCGCGGGCTAGACGGGCTGAACTGGATCGGCGGCGACGTGGTGGAGGTGTCGCCGCCTTACGATCAGACCGGCAATACCGCGCTCGTCGCCGCTACGTTGATGTACGAGATGCTGTGTCTGTTCGCGAAGCGGGCCGCGCCCGGGGCGGGCGCGTAG
- a CDS encoding histidine phosphatase family protein: MSAASAAEVTIPREIWLIRHGETEWSRSGQHTGRTDVPLTERGRAQARALAPVLAAQHFDAVLSSPLTRALDTCRLAGLGDAAEPEPALLEWDYGQYEGLTTPQIRAQQPGWTVWSAPVPQGESLEQVQARAQSLVGRLLAMPGRVALFSHAHFLRALAGCWIGDAAALGAHFYLDTASISILGFDREHRAIRQWNRVPESCQQV; encoded by the coding sequence ATGAGCGCCGCATCAGCAGCAGAGGTTACCATTCCACGCGAAATCTGGCTGATCCGGCACGGCGAAACCGAATGGAGCCGTTCGGGACAGCACACCGGCCGCACCGACGTTCCGTTGACGGAGCGCGGCCGCGCCCAGGCGCGCGCGCTCGCGCCGGTGCTTGCCGCGCAGCATTTCGACGCGGTGCTGTCCAGCCCGCTGACGCGCGCGCTCGACACGTGCCGCCTCGCGGGTCTCGGCGACGCGGCCGAACCCGAGCCGGCGCTGCTCGAATGGGACTACGGGCAATACGAAGGACTGACGACGCCGCAGATCCGCGCGCAGCAGCCGGGCTGGACGGTGTGGAGCGCGCCGGTTCCGCAAGGCGAGAGTCTCGAACAGGTGCAGGCGCGCGCGCAGTCGCTGGTCGGCCGCCTGCTCGCGATGCCGGGGCGCGTCGCGTTGTTCTCGCACGCGCATTTCCTGCGCGCGCTCGCCGGCTGCTGGATCGGCGACGCGGCCGCGCTCGGCGCGCACTTCTATCTGGATACCGCGTCGATCAGCATCCTCGGCTTCGACCGCGAGCATCGCGCGATCCGGCAATGGAACCGCGTGCCGGAGTCGTGTCAGCAGGTTTAG
- a CDS encoding DUF1989 domain-containing protein: MNAIAAPAAADDNGLETGLNATLREPISADGTPVLGKTYTVPARHGRAVRVKAGQTIRIANPHGTQVCDTWIFNAEHLNEFLSFEHTRAYIDRIIPQPGDPLVTNHRRPIAELVADTSPGVHDTLMAACDLYRYRNLGVEGYHDNCADNLRLALKAIGLRTREVPQPFNLWMNIPVKPDYSVEWLPPVSKAGDYVDIKAAIDCVVVMSACPQDIIPINALNPLDVEFTVLDPAVSSHS; encoded by the coding sequence ATGAACGCAATCGCCGCCCCGGCCGCCGCCGACGACAACGGCCTCGAAACCGGCCTGAACGCCACCCTGCGCGAGCCGATCTCGGCCGACGGCACGCCCGTGCTGGGCAAGACCTACACGGTGCCGGCCCGGCACGGCCGCGCGGTCCGCGTGAAGGCCGGCCAGACCATTCGCATCGCGAATCCGCACGGCACCCAGGTCTGCGACACGTGGATCTTCAACGCGGAGCATCTGAACGAGTTCCTGTCGTTCGAACACACGCGCGCGTATATCGACCGGATCATCCCGCAGCCGGGCGATCCGCTCGTCACGAACCACCGCCGGCCGATCGCGGAACTGGTCGCGGACACGTCGCCGGGCGTGCACGACACGCTGATGGCCGCGTGCGACCTGTACCGCTATCGCAACCTCGGCGTCGAGGGCTACCACGACAACTGCGCGGACAACCTGCGCCTCGCGCTGAAGGCGATCGGCCTGCGCACGCGCGAAGTGCCGCAGCCGTTCAACCTGTGGATGAACATTCCGGTGAAGCCCGACTACTCGGTCGAGTGGCTGCCGCCGGTGTCGAAGGCCGGCGACTATGTGGACATCAAGGCGGCGATCGACTGCGTGGTCGTGATGTCGGCGTGCCCGCAAGATATCATTCCGATCAACGCACTGAATCCGCTCGACGTCGAGTTTACGGTGCTCGACCCGGCCGTCTCCTCCCACTCCTAG
- a CDS encoding cupin domain-containing protein: protein MAASAPPLDADALGSRLRHARMVQQLTLKALAEQAGCSESLLSKVEGGHATPSLATLHRIALALDTNIATLVSGPGADVTPVQRASERPSVRFPAVQARAAKGGRPAPAIMLERLIVPGPGQLLQGDIHVLEPLARSDEQISHIGEELGYVLEGELELTLGDQCYRLQAGDSFYFPSTEPHSYRNPGECTTRVLWINTPPTF from the coding sequence ATCGCCGCGTCCGCGCCGCCGCTCGACGCGGACGCGCTCGGCTCGCGGCTGCGGCACGCGCGGATGGTGCAGCAACTGACGCTGAAGGCGCTCGCCGAACAGGCGGGCTGCTCGGAGAGCCTGCTGTCGAAGGTCGAAGGCGGCCACGCGACGCCGTCGCTCGCGACGCTGCACCGGATCGCGCTCGCGCTCGACACCAACATCGCGACACTCGTGTCCGGCCCCGGCGCGGACGTCACGCCGGTGCAGCGCGCGAGCGAGCGGCCGTCGGTGCGTTTTCCGGCCGTGCAGGCGCGCGCGGCGAAAGGCGGCCGGCCGGCCCCGGCGATCATGCTTGAACGGCTGATCGTCCCCGGTCCCGGCCAGCTTCTGCAAGGCGACATCCACGTGCTCGAACCGCTCGCGCGCAGCGACGAGCAGATCAGCCACATCGGCGAGGAACTCGGCTACGTGCTCGAAGGCGAACTCGAACTGACGCTCGGCGACCAGTGCTACCGGTTGCAGGCCGGCGACTCGTTCTACTTCCCGAGCACCGAGCCGCACAGCTACCGCAACCCGGGCGAATGCACGACGCGCGTGCTGTGGATCAACACGCCGCCCACTTTCTAG
- a CDS encoding M20 family metallo-hydrolase translates to MNGLRLSPSDAWRASEHVDADRLLASVDTLASFGARGDGGVDRPALSAVDLDARRHLIDRARALGCTVSTDACANLFFHRAGTENLAPVMTGSHIDTQPTGGKLDGCYGVLAGIECLAALADAGIRTRRPLEVVVWTNEEGTRFTPGAMGSSAFVEPSRLAAYLDATDAAGVTLREALDAQRRAFPDLPLRDHAATPAHAFVELHIEQGPLLENADVPLGVVTGIQGVRWYALHCDGVAAHAGTTPMNVRRDAMTLAIALRAEIDALAHALGGDDTRITFGRWSVSPNAINTIPSAVTFSVDFRHPDAAVLDAFDRQIADCALRRRARVEPLFSHAPVRFDATVLATLDAACAALDARALRLTSGAFHDAMYVARHCPTAMLFVPSRDGISHNPAEFTGPHHLAMGARALAHCVTQLCND, encoded by the coding sequence ATGAACGGCCTTCGACTTTCCCCCAGCGACGCATGGCGCGCGAGCGAACACGTCGATGCCGACCGCCTGCTCGCGTCGGTCGACACGCTCGCGTCGTTCGGCGCGCGCGGCGACGGCGGCGTGGACCGGCCCGCGCTGTCCGCCGTCGATCTCGACGCGCGCCGCCATCTGATCGACCGCGCCCGCGCGCTCGGCTGCACGGTCAGCACCGACGCGTGCGCGAATCTGTTTTTCCACCGCGCCGGCACAGAGAACCTCGCGCCGGTGATGACCGGCAGCCACATCGACACGCAGCCGACCGGCGGCAAACTCGACGGCTGTTACGGCGTGCTCGCGGGCATCGAATGTCTCGCGGCGCTCGCCGACGCCGGCATCCGCACGCGCCGTCCGCTCGAAGTCGTGGTCTGGACCAACGAGGAAGGCACCCGCTTCACGCCGGGCGCGATGGGATCGAGCGCGTTCGTCGAGCCGTCGCGGCTCGCGGCTTATCTCGACGCGACGGATGCAGCGGGCGTCACGCTGCGCGAAGCGCTCGACGCGCAGCGCCGCGCGTTCCCCGATCTGCCGCTGCGCGATCACGCGGCAACGCCCGCCCATGCGTTCGTCGAACTGCACATCGAGCAAGGCCCGCTGCTCGAAAACGCGGACGTGCCGCTCGGCGTCGTGACCGGCATCCAGGGCGTGCGCTGGTACGCGCTCCATTGCGACGGCGTCGCCGCCCATGCCGGCACGACGCCGATGAACGTGCGCCGCGATGCGATGACGCTCGCCATCGCGCTGCGCGCGGAGATCGACGCGCTCGCGCATGCGCTCGGCGGCGACGACACGCGCATCACCTTCGGCCGCTGGAGCGTATCGCCGAACGCGATCAACACGATTCCGTCGGCGGTCACGTTCAGCGTCGATTTCCGCCACCCGGACGCGGCGGTGCTCGACGCGTTCGATCGCCAGATCGCGGACTGCGCGTTGCGCCGCCGCGCGCGCGTCGAACCGCTGTTTTCGCACGCGCCGGTGCGTTTCGACGCCACCGTGCTCGCGACGCTCGACGCCGCGTGCGCGGCGCTCGATGCGCGCGCGCTGCGGCTCACGTCCGGCGCGTTTCACGACGCGATGTACGTCGCGCGCCATTGCCCGACCGCGATGCTGTTCGTGCCGAGCCGCGACGGCATCAGCCACAACCCGGCCGAATTCACCGGCCCGCATCACCTTGCAATGGGCGCGCGCGCGCTCGCCCATTGCGTCACTCAACTCTGCAACGACTGA
- a CDS encoding amino acid ABC transporter permease, which yields MNAPDLLARCAGYAPQLLQGALTTLWLSALAVCCGFFAGIFVYTMSVGKSRGLAGAARVYVSVFRGTPVLAQLLVFYYVPSALGIDLPGVVAAAVGLSLNTAAYQSQILAAGFRAIPRGQIEAAQTFNLTRQQVLWHVEVPQVVRATLPALVSEMIDIVKASAVVSVISVTDLMRVGQQLSSSSYRPLEVYSLAALFYLAITTLLSVAGHCYARRAARRA from the coding sequence ATGAACGCTCCCGACCTGCTCGCGCGCTGCGCCGGCTACGCGCCGCAACTGCTGCAAGGCGCGCTGACGACGCTGTGGCTGTCCGCGCTCGCTGTCTGCTGCGGCTTTTTCGCGGGGATCTTCGTGTACACGATGTCGGTCGGCAAGAGCCGCGGGCTCGCCGGCGCGGCGCGCGTGTACGTCAGCGTGTTTCGCGGCACGCCGGTGCTCGCGCAACTGCTGGTGTTCTATTACGTGCCGTCCGCGCTCGGCATCGACCTGCCCGGCGTCGTCGCGGCGGCGGTCGGGCTGTCGCTGAACACGGCCGCGTACCAGTCGCAGATCCTCGCGGCCGGTTTCCGCGCGATTCCGCGCGGCCAGATCGAGGCCGCACAGACGTTCAACCTGACGCGCCAGCAGGTGTTGTGGCACGTCGAGGTGCCGCAGGTGGTGCGCGCGACGCTGCCGGCGCTCGTGTCCGAGATGATCGACATCGTGAAGGCGTCGGCGGTCGTGTCGGTGATCTCGGTGACGGACCTGATGCGCGTCGGCCAGCAACTGTCGTCGTCGAGCTACCGGCCGCTGGAGGTGTACTCGCTCGCGGCCCTCTTTTATCTGGCGATCACGACGCTGCTGTCGGTCGCCGGCCACTGCTACGCGCGCCGCGCCGCGCGGCGCGCCTGA